From Halanaerobium saccharolyticum subsp. saccharolyticum DSM 6643:
TCTATGAATAATTTCTAGTCTTTCTATATCGTCTTTATCTGCTGAAGTCTTGATTACTCCATATTCTAATACTTCAAAATGATTTGTTTCTTTATCTACCAGTGCATAACCAATTGTGGCAAGCCCTGGATCAATACCTAAAATTCGCAAATCCCACACCCCATTCAAACTAATGTTTGAAATAATTATATCATATAAACTTAAGTTATTAAAACAAAAAAATAAAGACACTGCTGAACAGTGCCCTTATTAAAATCTAACCCTATTATATAACAAAAATATTAAAATTAAATTAAATTATAACTAGTCTTCTTCTGCTTCAATTTCGGCTCTAATATCTTCTGGAATATCGAAATTAGAATAGACATCTTGAATATCATCATGATCTTCAAGCAGCTCCATTAATCTCAGCATTTTCTTTGCATCACTTTTATCTAGAGTAACTTCATTATCAGGAATCATAGCGAGATCTGCAGAATCAAATTCGTAACCTTCTTCTTCTAGAGCCTCTCGAGCAGATTCATAATTAGAAGGATCTGTATAAATAATAGCTGCTTCTTCTCCATAATCTAAATCTTCTGCACCAGCTTCTAGTGCTTCTAATAAGAGATCTTCTTCTTCGACCTCAAATTCATTTAAATCAATTACTAATTCTCCTTTGCGTTGAAACATCCAGGCAACACAACCATTAGAACCAAGATTGCCACCATTTTTATCAAGAATGTGGCGAACCTCTGAAGCAGTTCTATTTCTATTATCAGTCATAATATCAAGGTATAAGGCAACCCCACCAGGGCCATACCCTTCGTAAACAAAAGACTCATAACTCATTCCTTCTAAATTACCTGTTCCTCTTTTGATTGCTCTTTCAATATTATCGTTAGGCATATTGTTATCTTTTGCCTTCTGAATAGCCATTCTGAGATCTGAATTCATTTCAGGATCTCCGCCACCTTCTCTAGCAGCTACTGCTATTTTACGACTTAATTTAGAAAATAGCTTACCTCTTCTTTTATCTTCTTTCTGTTTCTTATGCTTTATATTAGCCCACTTAGAATGTCCGGCCATATAATAACCCTCCTTAAATCAGATTATACTTTTTAAAATCAATTTACAGTTTATTGTACCATAATTATTGTTTTTTTTCAATATCACTCTCTTCTAGAATATCAGTTAGATTTTTAAGTAGGGTATATATCATTTCTAACTCCTTTTCATTACGCTTTAAAAGTAAATCGGTTATATTTGAAATCTGAATAGTAGCTCCTGAACTTATATCATAATTAATTAATAATTTATCTACTCCAACACCAAGCGCTTCGGCAATATTAATTAATGCTTTAAATGATGGATCCTTATCTCCACGTTCTACCTGTCCGATATATGTATAATGAAGGCCAGCCTTTTCCCCAAGCCCTTCTTGGGTTAGTTCATTGAATTTTCTATACTCCCTAATTTTTTTGCCAATATTTTCTCTCTGCATTTTTTCTCACCTCTAATATATATCTTAGAGTTTATCAGAGTGTTTTTAAAGAGACTATAAGTATTGATATAAATTATATAAGTATTATTAACGTATTTAAGTATTTATTTAGTTGATTTAATCAATAAATAATAATTATATTATGGGAGAGGCGCTTCACTCCAAAAAAATTAAAACCACAGCCTAAGCTATGGTTTAAAGCCATTATTGTTGAGCTTTTAAATCACTAATTAAAGAATTAAGTTTTTCTTTGCTGCCATTGTTCCAATTTTCAATAAAATTTATAATTCTTTCTTTTTCGTAAGAATTCAATTCTTCCCTTAAAAAACTTAACTCATGCTTATCAAGAGCTTTCATCAGGTCGATTGCTTTTTTTAAAGGATATTGCACCTTATAATATATTTGATCAACCATCATTTACCTCCTCCTGCATCCTCACTAGATTTTCCATAAAGGGTATCGTTTCCCGTTCAATAAACTTTATGTAAGCTTCAAGTGTTATTATTCGATTATCCAGCACTTTACTGCTTATTTCAGGAGAATAATTCTCAAATTGCTCTGATTTGTCTACTGCCTGTTTAATATAGTCTACTGCATCAATTACTGTTTTCTCCATCTCAACACCTCTTTTTTTGATTTTTATAAAAATTGAAAATATAATAGGCAAAAAAAATAAGTCAACCTATAAGCCGAGTTCTGTATTAGAAGATCATCTATCTAGGGGAACAGTTACCTGAACCCTCATGCGTCCTTACCCGGAGAAAAGCGGATCACTTTTATATTCTCCCTATTTGGACTTACTCCAGATGGGGTTTACCTGGCATTCCAGTTACCTGAAACCCGGTAAGCTCTTACCTTACCTTTTCACCCTTACCTTATTTACATAAGGCGGTATATTTCTGTGGCACTAGCCTGGGAGTTACCTCCACCGGGTGTTACCCGGCATCCTATCCTATGGAGCTCGGACTTTCCTCATCAATTAAGATGCGATCAACTGGTTAACTTATTTTTTTACCATACAAAGTATATCACCAGATTTATAATATGTCAAGTGTTTTACTCAAGTTAAAAGCAGTGTCATAATTGTTATTATTGATACTCCCAAGGCCGAGTATTTAACTCTGATTTTAGAAAATTAAGCTCTTTTTTTAACTTACTAGAAGCTTCATTATTTAATCTTTCAACTAATAATTCTCTAACAAATTTTTCACTACCATAATGACCAAAATCAACTAAATTAATACCTAGTTCTTCTGCAAGCTGTGCTTCATGATATTTAACATCTCCGGTCAAATATAAATCTGCACCCTGATAATAAGCATCTTTAATAAAATCTGAACCACTACCACTGCATAATGCAATTTTTTTTACTTTGTTTTTTGATTTAACTACTTTAATTACATCTAAATTATAGACATCTTTTATTTTATCTAAGAAACTTTGTAATTTAATTTCTGATTTTAATTCTGCAATTCTGCCGATACCCTGTTCACTTTTTAAATTTTCCATTTTATATAAATCCCAGGCTGGTTCTTCATAAGGATGAACTTTTAAAAGTTCTTTAACAACCTGATCAATTTTATCATCTGAAACTACTGCTTCAAAACGATATTCTTCAATTTCATTTAGAGAATCCTTTTCACCTAGATAAGGATTAGAATCTGCTAAAGGTTTGAAATTTCCAGTTCCCTTACTATAAAAGCCGCTGTGACTGTAATGCTTATATTTCCCGGCTCCTTTAGCATAAAGTGCGTCTCTTAGTTTCTTAAAGTCAGATTTAGGTACAAATGTAACTAACTTGTGGTAATTTTGACTTTTGGTGCTTTTCAATAGCGAAATATTTTTAACATCTAATTTATTTATTAAATAATCATTTAAACCATTTTCAGCGATATCTAAATTGGTATGTGCAGAAAATAGAGAAATATCATTTTTTACTAAATCAAATATTAGGCTCCCACTTTGGTTTTGCGTATTAACTGATTTTAAACCATTAAAAATAAAAGGATGATGAGTAATAATTAATTGACAATTTTTATCTATTGCCTCAGCTAAAACATTTTTATTGAAATCAAGTGCTATTAAAACATTTTTCACTTCCTGATTTGGATTTCCAACTTGAAGACCAACATTATCCCAATCTTCAGCTAAATCTGCTGGCGCAATTTCTCCCATCAACTGTATAACTTCTGCTACTTTAATCATAGTTGAGCCTCCTTTTAGTTCATAAATGTTTTTAGGTATATAATAAATCAAAAAAACCCTGCTCTGGTTAAAGAACAGGGTGTTAATATTCTGGTGGGCCCACCAGGATTCGAACCTGGGACCAACCGGTTATGAGCCGGTTGCTCTGACCAGCTGAGCTATGGGCCCGCTGCAAATTTAATTAATTAATTTGTGACGACAAGAATAATTATATGATATAAAACAGATTAGGTCAAGAGTTATTTGGGATTTTTTTTGGTTAATAAACTCAATAATCCTTCAATAACTCAGCATTACTAGAAAATACAAAGTAATTCTTTGTTATTCTAGGTAATCCTTTAATTTTTTGCTACGGCTTGGATGTCTCAATTTTCGCAGTGCCTTTGCCTCAATCTGTCTAATTCTTTCTCTGGTAACTCCAAACTCTTTACCAACTTCTTCTAAAGTTCTTGGTCGTCCATCTTCAATTCCAAATCTAAGCTCTAATACTCTTTTTTCCCTGTCAGTAAGAGTATCTAAAACTCCATCTAACTGTTCTTTGAGCAATATATAGGAAGCTGCTGAAGCGGGAGCTGGAGAATCCTCATCTTCAATAAAATCACCAAGGTGACTGTCTTCTTCCTCACCAATCGGAGTTTCTAAAGAAACAGGCTCCTGAGCAATCTTCATAATTTCTCTTACTTTTTCAGCAGAAATATCCATTTCTTCACCAATTTCTTCAGCTTTTGGTTCTCTTCCCTTTTCTTGAAGTAGTTGTCTAGAAACTCTTATTAATTTATTAATTGTTTCTACCATATGAACAGGAACTCTAATTGTTCTAGCTTGATCAGCTATAGAACGAGTTATGGCTTGTCTGATCCACCAGGTAGCATAGGTACTAAACTTATAACCTTTAGTGTAGTCAAATTTATCTACTGCCTTCATTAGTCCCATATTACCTTCTTGAATTAAATCAAGAAAAAGCATTCCGCGACCAACATATTTTTTAGCAATACTTACTACAAGTCGTAAATTGGCTTCCACCAATTGTTGTTTAGCCCATTCTTCCCCCTGTTCCATTCTTTTAGAAAGCTCAACCTCTTCCTCAGCAGTTAATAAATCAACTTTCCCTATTTCTTTTAAATACATTCTTACAGGGTCATCTATACTTGCACCCTTTGGAACACTCAGATCAAGACCACTGTTCTCATCATCTTCATCCTCGCTGTCATCTTCTAATTTAGAATTTACTACTTCTATATTCATTTCACTAAAAATATCGTAGATTTTTTCTATATCTTCAGAATCTAAATCTATATCTTCCAGGGCGTCCATTATTTCTTCATATGTCAGTTCGCCTTCTTTTTTACCACGACTGACTAGACCTTTAACTTCATCTATTTTAGCAGGACTTATATCTTTTTCAGCCACTTTAGTCCCTCCTTTCAATATTATAATTAAGACTATAAAAAGTTAATAAAATACGGTTCAATTTATCTAAACTCAACTCTTTTTTACTAATTAATCTACATAATTTTTCTTTATTTTTGGAAATTCTTTTTGAGCTTAAATAATCTGCAAGATCTAAAATCCTATTCCTATCTAAGGAATTATCTTGTTTTACTAAAATTTCTGACCAGTAAGATAAAAGTTCTTCTTCCAATTCTTCCTTAATTTTATCTAAATGAATAGAATTACTTATCACACTACCTTTAAATAAACGCTCGGCCAGTTGAGCTGTTCTTCCATTAAAATCATTTTTAGAAATTCTACCTGCTAATTCTTCTCTGAGAGATGGGTTACTGATAAAATGAGCAAGTATTTCTTCTTCAACTTTTTGATAATATGATAATTGCGAATATAAGTCAAATGTTTTTTCTTTTTTCTTATTTTGTTTTTCTCTATTACTTTTATAATTCCTTCTTTTATTTTCCTTAAATTCTTTTTCAACCTCTTCAGCCAGAATATCTGCTTTAAAGTTAGTTTTTGCAGCAGCTCTTTCTAAATAAATTTCTCTTTCTAGATTATCTTCAACTCCACTTAGAAGTTCAACAATAGATCTTAGAACTTTTTTTCTGATACCTGGTTCTGAAAGATTTTTATCTTTAACAATCATATTAATTTTAAAATCTATTAAATTAACTGCGTTTTCTATCAATTCATTAAAAACGTCTGAACCTTCATTTTTTAAAAGCTGATCTGGGTCACTTCCCTCTTCAAGTTCAATCACCTTAACATTGATGCCTGTATTATTAAGAATATCTAAACCTCTTAAAGTTGCTTTGTTACCTGCTGTATCAGCATCATAAGCAATATAAGCATTCTCTGCATATCTTTTTATCAGTTTTGCCTGTTCTTCAGTAAAAGCAGTACCTAAAGAAGCAATTGAATTTTTAAATCCATTTTTATGAGCCTGAATAACATCTGTGTATCCTTCCATAATTATACAGCTGTTTTCTTTTCTAATTCTATCTTTAGCTAAATGTAATCCATATAAATTTTTCTTTTTGCTGAAAATTTGAGTCTCAGGAGAATTTAAATATTTAGGTCCATAATTATCTTCACTATCTAAAATTCTTCCCCCAAATGCAATCACTTCACCTCTATTGTTAAAAATAGGAAACATAACTCTATTTCTGAATTTATCATAATGAGAATTATTATTTCCTTCGCTAATTAAACCGGCTTTTTTAATTAAATGAATACTGAAATCTTTTTTCTTTAAAAAATTTAATAAAAGCTGCCATTCATCAGCTGCATAACCAAGATGAAATCTCTTTATATCCTCTTCATTAAATCCACGCTTATTTAAATACTCAAGTGCTTCTTTACCCATATTAGTATCAGTTAAAAGATAATTATAAAAACGCGCTGCTAGTTTATTTAAAGAAAAAATATTCTCTCGTTCTTTATAAACTTGACGCTGCTGATTACTCATATCAGGCAGTTCCATACCACTTCTTTCAGCAAGCATTTTAACAGATTCTATAAAGGTTAAATTTTCTATTTCCATCACAAAATTTATAGAGTCACCACCAGCTCCACAACCAAAACAGTGATAAAAATTATTATCAGGATTCACAAAAAATGATGGAGTTTTTTCACTATGAAAAGGGCATAAACCTTTATATCTATTCCCTGTTTTTTTTAGTTCTAAATAATCAGAAATCAAATCTACAATATCAACATTTTCTTTTAATTCATCTATAAATTCATCTGAATATCTGGTCAATTTATCCACCCTGACCTTAATTTAATTACAATAAAATATTTTTAGAGATCAGTAAAATAGAAAAAGCAATTACTGTTGTAATTATATTTCTCTAAAAATTATTTTTATCCTGCATTTATTTAATAAAGTAAATTTTGAACTTTATTATTAATCTTTATCAAACCAGGGAGTAGGTATAAAAAATTTCCTCCCAAGATTAATAGCATAACGATCAGTCATTCCTGCAATATAATCAATTACAGCCTGTTTATGATTTTTTTCAAATTCCAGATATTCATCTGGAATATAGTCAATATTTTTCATAAAAAATTCGTATAAAAGTTTTAATAATCGCTTTGCCTTGCCTTCTTCACTCTTGCCTTCAGAACCAATATAAACATTCTCAAAAAGAAAAGTCCTCAATTTACCAGTTGCGGATTTAACTTCAGCTGATCGCTTTATTTGTTGCTGCTGCCAGCTGGAATTAATCAAATCCCTGACCATTATATCTATTCTTTCAGAATGAGTATTACCCAGAACAGAAATTGCATCAGCTGGTAGATCACCCTGTTTTATAATACCAGCTCTTAAAGCATCATCAATATCATGATTAATATAAGCAACTCGATCTGCTATTCTAACAATTTGACCTTCAAGAGTAAACGGCTTATCTGCCCCAGTATGATTCAAAATACCATCTCTTACCTCAATACTTAGGTTTAGACCTCTGCTGCCATTACTTCTCTTTTCTATAAGATCTACTACTTTTAAACTCTGCAGATTATGATTAAATTCTTCTCCAGTGATTTCTGTTAAAGCTGCCTCACCAGCATGACCAAAGGGTGTATGTCCAAGGTCATGCCCTAAGGCAATAGCTTCAACTAGATCTTCATTTAGTTTAAGCGCTCTGGCAATTGTTCGCGCAATCTGTGATACTTCCAGAGTATGAGTCAATCGAGTTCGATAATGATCCCCTTCAGGTGCAATAAAAACCTGCGTTTTATGCTTTAATCTTCTGAAAGCTTTAGAATGGATAATTCTATCCCTATCATGCTGAAAAATAGTACG
This genomic window contains:
- a CDS encoding YebC/PmpR family DNA-binding transcriptional regulator, yielding MAGHSKWANIKHKKQKEDKRRGKLFSKLSRKIAVAAREGGGDPEMNSDLRMAIQKAKDNNMPNDNIERAIKRGTGNLEGMSYESFVYEGYGPGGVALYLDIMTDNRNRTASEVRHILDKNGGNLGSNGCVAWMFQRKGELVIDLNEFEVEEEDLLLEALEAGAEDLDYGEEAAIIYTDPSNYESAREALEEEGYEFDSADLAMIPDNEVTLDKSDAKKMLRLMELLEDHDDIQDVYSNFDIPEDIRAEIEAEED
- a CDS encoding helix-turn-helix domain-containing protein, whose translation is MQRENIGKKIREYRKFNELTQEGLGEKAGLHYTYIGQVERGDKDPSFKALINIAEALGVGVDKLLINYDISSGATIQISNITDLLLKRNEKELEMIYTLLKNLTDILEESDIEKKQ
- a CDS encoding Nif3-like dinuclear metal center hexameric protein, producing the protein MIKVAEVIQLMGEIAPADLAEDWDNVGLQVGNPNQEVKNVLIALDFNKNVLAEAIDKNCQLIITHHPFIFNGLKSVNTQNQSGSLIFDLVKNDISLFSAHTNLDIAENGLNDYLINKLDVKNISLLKSTKSQNYHKLVTFVPKSDFKKLRDALYAKGAGKYKHYSHSGFYSKGTGNFKPLADSNPYLGEKDSLNEIEEYRFEAVVSDDKIDQVVKELLKVHPYEEPAWDLYKMENLKSEQGIGRIAELKSEIKLQSFLDKIKDVYNLDVIKVVKSKNKVKKIALCSGSGSDFIKDAYYQGADLYLTGDVKYHEAQLAEELGINLVDFGHYGSEKFVRELLVERLNNEASSKLKKELNFLKSELNTRPWEYQ
- the rpoD gene encoding RNA polymerase sigma factor RpoD; amino-acid sequence: MAEKDISPAKIDEVKGLVSRGKKEGELTYEEIMDALEDIDLDSEDIEKIYDIFSEMNIEVVNSKLEDDSEDEDDENSGLDLSVPKGASIDDPVRMYLKEIGKVDLLTAEEEVELSKRMEQGEEWAKQQLVEANLRLVVSIAKKYVGRGMLFLDLIQEGNMGLMKAVDKFDYTKGYKFSTYATWWIRQAITRSIADQARTIRVPVHMVETINKLIRVSRQLLQEKGREPKAEEIGEEMDISAEKVREIMKIAQEPVSLETPIGEEEDSHLGDFIEDEDSPAPASAASYILLKEQLDGVLDTLTDREKRVLELRFGIEDGRPRTLEEVGKEFGVTRERIRQIEAKALRKLRHPSRSKKLKDYLE
- the dnaG gene encoding DNA primase, with translation MDKLTRYSDEFIDELKENVDIVDLISDYLELKKTGNRYKGLCPFHSEKTPSFFVNPDNNFYHCFGCGAGGDSINFVMEIENLTFIESVKMLAERSGMELPDMSNQQRQVYKERENIFSLNKLAARFYNYLLTDTNMGKEALEYLNKRGFNEEDIKRFHLGYAADEWQLLLNFLKKKDFSIHLIKKAGLISEGNNNSHYDKFRNRVMFPIFNNRGEVIAFGGRILDSEDNYGPKYLNSPETQIFSKKKNLYGLHLAKDRIRKENSCIIMEGYTDVIQAHKNGFKNSIASLGTAFTEEQAKLIKRYAENAYIAYDADTAGNKATLRGLDILNNTGINVKVIELEEGSDPDQLLKNEGSDVFNELIENAVNLIDFKINMIVKDKNLSEPGIRKKVLRSIVELLSGVEDNLEREIYLERAAAKTNFKADILAEEVEKEFKENKRRNYKSNREKQNKKKEKTFDLYSQLSYYQKVEEEILAHFISNPSLREELAGRISKNDFNGRTAQLAERLFKGSVISNSIHLDKIKEELEEELLSYWSEILVKQDNSLDRNRILDLADYLSSKRISKNKEKLCRLISKKELSLDKLNRILLTFYSLNYNIERRD
- a CDS encoding deoxyguanosinetriphosphate triphosphohydrolase; its protein translation is MFSRVEQLEWEKEKLSAAACLSSESKGRLKKEDNCDIRTIFQHDRDRIIHSKAFRRLKHKTQVFIAPEGDHYRTRLTHTLEVSQIARTIARALKLNEDLVEAIALGHDLGHTPFGHAGEAALTEITGEEFNHNLQSLKVVDLIEKRSNGSRGLNLSIEVRDGILNHTGADKPFTLEGQIVRIADRVAYINHDIDDALRAGIIKQGDLPADAISVLGNTHSERIDIMVRDLINSSWQQQQIKRSAEVKSATGKLRTFLFENVYIGSEGKSEEGKAKRLLKLLYEFFMKNIDYIPDEYLEFEKNHKQAVIDYIAGMTDRYAINLGRKFFIPTPWFDKD